One genomic window of Haliotis asinina isolate JCU_RB_2024 chromosome 4, JCU_Hal_asi_v2, whole genome shotgun sequence includes the following:
- the LOC137281307 gene encoding zinc finger protein ZIC 4-like: MINPFMDTAHTPHLPPGALKLSPPHPMGDGGGMHGQPNHQFTTQTNGFGVPHTHPHAVHGGYAARDLFLQHTRRDMGLGGPDANATPHHSMFVPSSAGLHAAHHPDPTPSHVLFPGLHEAAHHNAGHMNMNSPVPLYRDQFSQMTTRTDHFPPPQHHLNMGHINHHPMNMTPHGPGAFFRYMRPPMKQEHTCLWVDQEQQEPRKTCNKTFNTMHEIVTHITVEHVGGPEQTNHACYWQNCPREGRPFKAKYKLVNHIRVHTGEKPFPCPFPGCGKVFARSENLKIHKRTHTGEKPFKCEYDGCDRRFANSSDRKKHSHVHTSDKPYNCKVKGCDKSYTHPSSLRKHMKVHGKTSPLPFDSDDPDSPSSDSTPATSPTTSSSSAPVTSSNSLNSSSLSQSSPILSLGAPGLVHPHPTNLSEWYVCQSAAGMPTPPSEHSPINSLAHITSLHPPPVVQYT; encoded by the exons ATGATCAACCCGTTCATGGATACTGCGCACACCCCACACCTACCCCCGGGGGCCCTCAAACTGAGCCCGCCCCACCCTATGGGAGACGGTGGGGGTATGCACGGACAACCTAACCACCAGTTTACCACCCAGACTAATGGATTTGGTGTGCCACACACTCACCCCCACGCTGTTCACGGTGGGTACGCAGCAAGAGACTTGTTCTTACAGCATACCAGGAGGGACATGGGTCTTGGGGGACCCGATGCGAACGCCACCCCCCATCACAGTATGTTCGTACCCTCAAGTGCAGGGCTACACGCGGCTCACCATCCCGACCCCACCCCAAGCCATGTGTTGTTTCCCGGGCTCCACGAAGCAGCACATCACAACGCAGGACATATGAATATGAACAGTCCAGTCCCGTTGTACAGGGATCAGTTTAGCCAAATGACCACACGGACGGACCACTTTCCACCACCCCAGCACCATCTAAACATGGGACACATCAACCATCATCCTATGAATATGACACCCCACGGACCCGGGGCGTTCTTCAGGTATATGCGACCCCCAATGAAGCAAGAACACACGTGTTTGTGGGTGGACCAAGAACAACAAGAACCGAGGAAAACGTGCAACAAGACATTTAACACGATGCACGAAATTGTAACGCATATTACAGTTGAGCATGTAGGTGGTCCCGAACAGACAAACCACGCGTGTTACTGGCAAAACTGTCCCCGCGAAGGACGCCCCTTCAAAGCGAAATACAAACTTGTCAATCACATCCGAGTGCATACGGGGGAAAAACCTTTCCCCTGTCCTTTCCCAGGATGTGGAAAAGTCTTCGCGAGGAGTGAAAATCTCAAGATTCACAAACGTACCCATACAG GAGAGAAGCCCTTTAAGTGCGAATATGATGGCTGCGACAGGCGCTTCGCCAACTCCTCCGACAGAAAGAAACATTCTCACGTTCACACCAGTGACAAGCCGTATAACTGCAAGGTTAAGGGCTGCGACAAGAGCTACACCCATCCAAGTTCTCTGAGGAAGCATATGAAAGTCCACGGGAAGACCTCTCCCCTCCCCTTCGACTCTGACGACCCCGATAGTCCCAGCAGTGACTCCACCCCGGCCACCAGCCCCACAACCAGCAGCTCCAGCGctcctgtgacgtcatcaaactCTCTCAATTCGTCATCCTTGTCGCAAAGTAGTCCCATCTTGTCCCTTGGCGCCCCGGGACTTGTGCACCCCCACCCTACAAATCTCAGCGAGTGGTATGTGTGTCAGAGTGCGGCTGGAATGCCCACACCTCCGAGTGAGCATTCCCCTATAAACTCTTTAGCCCATATCACATCACTTCATCCCCCTCCGGTCGTGCAATACACGTGA